One window from the genome of Carassius carassius chromosome 15, fCarCar2.1, whole genome shotgun sequence encodes:
- the LOC132158494 gene encoding protein transport protein Sec61 subunit beta-like — translation MPGPASSATNVGASSRSPSKTVAPRTAGTSARQRKAPSSAARSGGRSTASAGTGGMWRFYTEDSPGLKVGPVPVLVMSLLFIASVFMLHIWGKYTRS, via the exons ATG CCTGGACCCGCATCTAGTGCAACAAATGTTGGGGCCTCCAGCCGGTCCCCGAGTAAGACCGTGGCCCCCCGCACCGCCGGCACCTCAGCCCGACAGAG GAAGGCCCCTAGCAGTGCTGCACGCAGTGGAGGCCGATCCACAGCATCGGCGGGCACAGGAGGGATGTGGCGCTTTTATACTGAGGACTCACCAGGACTTAAAGT TGGTCCGGTTCCAGTTTTGGTGATGAGTCTGCTCTTTATCGCATCTGTATTCATGCTGCACATCTGGGGCAAATACACCCGCTCCTAA